A region of Reichenbachiella carrageenanivorans DNA encodes the following proteins:
- a CDS encoding DUF1647 domain-containing protein, which produces MTKLNVILTAADEFYFRTFCQFVYSFNKQKEYENSELICYDLGFNEDQKSHLNQLIKKVPNLSVRNFDFSKYPKFVQLEFRTYSFKPIMVNEIFEEKQGNLLWLDSATILNEPLTYVWDQIDQYGLYAPIGGSGTLKEWTLQPTLDYMNVPESHYYVRNICGCMCGFGYHNADIRALVSEWKRYSLIHECIKPKGANRYNHKDDQSVLTILLNQFKDSKGIHLTKDEVNISSPHPVKFLSVRNKLKPDFPYSLNWLSVFYFNLRKKVDVWVNKIKS; this is translated from the coding sequence ATGACGAAACTCAATGTCATATTAACCGCTGCTGATGAGTTTTATTTTAGAACTTTTTGTCAATTTGTCTATTCCTTTAATAAGCAAAAAGAGTACGAGAATAGCGAATTGATTTGTTATGATCTTGGTTTTAATGAAGATCAAAAGTCACATCTCAATCAACTTATAAAAAAGGTTCCCAATCTATCGGTAAGAAATTTTGACTTTTCAAAATATCCCAAATTCGTCCAATTAGAATTTAGGACTTATTCATTTAAGCCTATTATGGTGAATGAGATTTTCGAAGAAAAGCAAGGTAATTTACTTTGGCTGGATAGCGCAACAATTCTCAATGAGCCGCTAACTTATGTTTGGGATCAGATTGATCAGTATGGTCTATATGCTCCTATAGGCGGATCAGGGACTTTAAAGGAATGGACGCTGCAGCCTACCTTGGATTATATGAATGTGCCTGAATCACATTATTATGTTCGTAATATTTGTGGTTGTATGTGTGGTTTTGGCTATCATAATGCAGATATAAGAGCGCTCGTTTCGGAATGGAAAAGATATTCGCTTATACATGAGTGTATCAAGCCAAAAGGAGCCAATAGGTATAACCACAAGGATGATCAGTCTGTGTTGACTATTCTTTTAAATCAGTTTAAGGATAGTAAAGGAATTCATTTAACAAAGGACGAGGTTAATATCAGTTCTCCACACCCTGTAAAATTTTTAAGCGTTAGAAATAAACTAAAACCTGATTTTCCCTATAGTCTAAATTGGCTATCGGTATTTTATTTTAATCTTCGAAAAAAGGTAGACGTTTGGGTCAATAAAATCAAATCATGA